From a single Capsicum annuum cultivar UCD-10X-F1 chromosome 12, UCD10Xv1.1, whole genome shotgun sequence genomic region:
- the LOC107849759 gene encoding transcription factor MYB78, whose amino-acid sequence MDKIRENNIVELKRGPWTVEEDFILVNYIAHHGEGRWNTLAHCAGLKRTGKSCRLRWLNYLRPDVRHGNITLEEQLLILQLHSRWGNRWSKIAQHLPGRTDNEIKNYWRTRVQKHAKTLKCDVNSKQFQDTLHYIWIPRLVERIQASKVQNNNSIRVAQQPVLRTGITELVPIQLANNSNNNNDNNNSNYLSATVTPENSSVATSSENSIGTTQVSHNQDYYQVNQSDYHHQLWFEDNYQAMDQQNSIQLWMDNEDVFDNLCNIEDIWS is encoded by the exons atggATAAAATTCGCGAAAATAATATTGTTGAGCTTAAAAGAGGTCCATGGACAGTTGAAGAAGATTTTATTCTTGTGAATTATATTGCTCATCATGGTGAAGGTCGTTGGAATACGCTCGCTCATTGCGCTG GTTTAAAGAGGACGGGGAAAAGTTGTCGATTAAGATGGCTGAATTATCTTAGACCTGATGTTAGACATGGAAATATTACACTTGAAGAACAATTATTGATTCTTCAACTTCATTCACGTTGGGGTAATAG GTGGTCGAAAATTGCTCAGCATCTGCCAGGAAGAACGGATAACGAGATCAAGAATTACTGGAGAACTCGAGTGCAGAAACATGCAAAAACCCTAAAATGTGATGTGAATAGCAAACAATTTCAAGATACATTGCATTATATTTGGATACCAAGACTAGTTGAGAGAATTCAAGCATCCAAAGTTCAAAATAATAATTCGATTAGAGTAGCTCAGCAACCCGTTCTAAGAACAGGTATAACTGAGCTCGTGCCAATTCAACTGGcgaacaacagcaacaacaacaacgacaataataatagtaattatttAAGCGCGACTGTTACACCGGAGAATTCCAGCGTGGCAACTTCATCAGAAAACTCAATTGGAACAACACAAGTTTCACATAATCAAGATTATTATCAAGTTAATCAAAGTGATTATCATCATCAATTATGGTTTGAAGATAATTATCAAGCAATGGATCAACAAAATAGTATACAATTATGGATGGATAATGAAGATGTTTTTGACAATTTGTGCAACATTGAAGACATTTGGTCCTAA
- the LOC107850224 gene encoding 30S ribosomal protein S1, chloroplastic, with amino-acid sequence MACLTNQFVGLKCPRILRTRNKNLGNPIIIHTKQKIVCKATSVGTTNAQTRERLKLKEMFEEAYERCRIAPMEGVGFTVEDFHSALEKYDFDSDMGTKVKGTVFKVDANGALVDITAKSSAYLPVEEASIHNIKHVEEAGIFPGFREEFVIIGKNEADDSVVLSLRSIQYDIAWERCRQLQDEDVVVKGKVVGANKGGVVALVEGLHGFVPFSQIFSKSTAEELLEKELPLKFVEVDQEQTRVILSNRKAMADSQTQLGIGSVVLGTVQSLKPYGAFIDIGGINGLLHVSQISHDRVSDITTIFQPGDTLKVMILSHDRERGRVSLSTKKLEPTPGDMIRNPKLVFEKAEEMAQTFRQRIAQAEAMARADLLKFHPESGLTLNSDGILGPLTSGLPAEGLDLSETFPAEES; translated from the exons atgGCATGTTTAACTAACCAATTTGTTGGATTAAAATGTCCAAGAAttttaagaacaagaaacaaGAATCTTGGAAATCCCATTATTATTCATACAAAGCAAAAAATTGTGTGTAAAGCAACATCAGTGGGGACTACAAATGCACAAACAAGGGAGAGACTTAAGCTTAAGGAAATGTTTGAAGAAGCTTATGAAAGATGTAGGATAGCTCCTATGGAAGGTGTTGGTTTTACTGTTGAAGATTTTCATTCTGCacttgaaaaatatgattttgattcaGACATGGGTACCAAG gtCAAAGGGACAGTATTTAAAGTAGATGCCAATGGAGCTTTAGTTGACATCACAGCGAAATCGTCAGCATATTTGCCCGTAGAGGAGGCTTCGATTCACAACATCAAGCATGTAGAAGAAGCTGGAATATTTCCAGGTTTCAGAGAGGAGTTTGTGATTATTGGTAAAAATGAAGCTGATGATAGTGTGGTATTGAGTTTGCGTTCAATTCAATATGACATTGCATGGGAAAGGTGCAGACAACTTCAAGATGAAGATGTTGTTGTCAAAGGTAAG GTGGTTGGTGCAAATAAAGGTGGAGTGGTGGCATTGGTTGAGGGCCTTCATGGGTTTGTTCCATTCTCACAGATATTTTCG AAATCGACTGCAGAGGAGCTTTTGGAGAAGGAGCTTCCTCTGAAATTTGTTGAGGTTGATCAAGAGCAAACTAGAGTCATACTCAGCAACCGTAAGGCGATGGCCGACAGTCAGACGCAGTTGGGAATTGGGTCAGTTGTACTTGGAACTGTCCAGAGCTTGAAACCATATGGTGCCTTCATCGACATTGGTGGGATCAACGGCCTTCTTCATGTCAGCCAGATTAGTCATGATCGCGTGTCAGATATCACGACCATCTTTCAGCCTGGTGACACTCTTAAG GTCATGATATTGAGCCATGACCGTGAGAGAGGTAGAGTGAGCCTCTCTACAAAGAAGCTAGAACCTACACCTGGTGACATGATTCGCAATCCAAAGCTCGTCTTTGAGAAG GCCGAAGAGATGGCTCAGACATTCAGGCAGAGAATTGCCCAAGCTGAAGCCATGGCTCGTGCCGATTTGCTGAAATTCCACCCTGAG AGTGGATTGACTCTCAACTCCGATGGGATCTTAGGTCCGTTGACGTCGGGCTTACCTGCAGAAGGACTAGATTTGAGTGAAACTTTTCCAGCTGAAGAGTCATGA
- the LOC107851710 gene encoding MYB-like transcription factor EOBI, with the protein MNHYSQYVDNNQKSDEETNNSDLKRGSWTIEEDFTLMNHIALHGEGRWNSLARSAGLKRTGKSCRLRWLNYLRPDVRRGNITLEEQLLILQLHSRWGNRWSKIAQHLPGRTDNEIKNYWRTRVQKHAKQLKCDVNSKQFKDTLHYLWIPRLVERIKASTNSNNNQVNNIQQTNYDNIIINNNNNNNNNIVQNIMNNFKQENYSSTTTTSSENSFGSTQISDMSDNCYTNYPLNQGDYHGEILINPTSDYFQHGIIDDNNHQQNMSQLFFDDVSDKFWNQEDMLFLQQQLN; encoded by the exons atgaatcATTACAGTCAATACGTCGACAACAATCAAAAAAGTGATGAAGAAACTAATAATTCGGACCTTAAAAGAGGTTCATGGACTATTGAAGAAGATTTCACTCTTATGAATCATATAGCTCTTCATGGTGAAGGTCGTTGGAATTCGCTCGCTCGTTCTGCAG GTTTAAAGAGGACTGGAAAAAGTTGTAGATTAAGATGGCTTAATTATCTTAGACCAGATGTTCGACGTGGAAATATTACACTTGAAGAACAATTATTAATTCTTCAACTTCATTCACGTTGGGGCAATAG GTGGTCGAAAATTGCGCAGCATTTGCCGGGAAGAACGGATAACGAGATCAAGAATTACTGGAGAACGAGAGTGCAAAAACATGCAAAGCAATTAAAATGTGATGTGAATAGCAAACAATTCAAAGATACATTGCATTATCTATGGATACCAAGATTAGTTGAGAGAATTAAAGCTTCaacaaattcaaataataatcaagtGAATAATATTCAACAAACAAATTatgacaatattattattaacaataacaataataataataataatattgtccaaAACATTATGAATAATTTCAAACAAGAAAATTATTCTAGTACAACAACAACttcatcagaaaattcatttggGAGTACACAAATTTCAGACATGTCTGATAATTGTTACACTAATTACCCTCTTAATCAAGGTGATTATCATGGGGAAATATTAATTAATCCCACAAGTGATTATTTTCAACATGGTATTATtgatgataataatcatcaacaaaACATGAGCCAGTTATTTTTCGATGATGTTTCAGACAAGTTTTGGAACCAAGAAGATATGTTGTTCTTACAACAACAACTCAACTGA